In the Streptomyces sp. cg36 genome, one interval contains:
- a CDS encoding APC family permease — protein MRRFNAKQVLVGRPLDTSRLGETLLPKRLALPIFCSDPLSSVAYATEEILLVLALGGVTLLHLAWYAAAAIVFLLVVVVASYRQTCHAYPGGGGAYVVSAENLGATAALTAASALLVDYVLTVAVSVVSGVAAITSAIPSLSEHQVALSVGFVTILTVLNLRGVRESGRIFAIPTYGFVAIIYVMFLVAGVRLATGATIRAESAHLPIHATGSYTGIALVLLAMRAFASGCTALTGVEAISNGVPAFQKPKSRNAATTLAAMGLLSVTMFIGITALALVYKVHVTADPTELGLAPGTATSTALAQIARATFGHADLLFYLVQTFTAGVLILAANTAFNGFPMLASILARDRYAPRQLYNRGDRLVYSNGVVLLALAAVALIVAFDAELTRLIQLYIIGVFVSFTLSQAGMVRHWRKELAAGPDAARRRTIHRSLAINAIGATLTGLVLVIVLITKFTHGAWLVIIAMPVLFLGMKGVRRHYEQVARQVAVAPGERPRRPARHHVMVLVATVHGPTLKAIGFAQALRPTTLTALTVAADEEAEQLRRAWSEHDLEVPLKILHSPYREVVGPVIAHVEEATAADPEAMVSVVIPEYIVGHWWEQPLHNQNALRLKARLLFTPGVAVIDVPYLLHSARPESGAGLSGAGGGVSP, from the coding sequence ATGCGCAGGTTCAATGCCAAACAGGTACTGGTCGGCCGTCCGCTGGACACCTCGCGGCTGGGCGAGACGCTGCTGCCCAAACGCCTGGCCCTGCCCATCTTCTGCAGCGACCCGCTCTCCTCGGTGGCGTACGCGACCGAGGAGATCCTGCTGGTCCTCGCGCTCGGCGGGGTGACCCTGCTGCACCTCGCCTGGTACGCGGCGGCTGCCATCGTCTTCCTGCTGGTCGTGGTGGTGGCCTCGTACCGGCAGACCTGCCACGCCTATCCCGGCGGGGGCGGCGCCTATGTCGTCAGCGCCGAGAACCTGGGCGCCACCGCCGCGCTCACCGCCGCCAGCGCCCTCCTCGTCGACTACGTGCTCACCGTCGCCGTCTCGGTGGTCTCCGGAGTCGCGGCCATCACCTCCGCGATCCCCTCGCTGAGCGAGCACCAAGTGGCGCTCTCCGTCGGCTTCGTCACCATCCTCACGGTGCTGAACCTGCGCGGGGTGCGCGAGTCGGGGCGCATCTTCGCCATCCCCACCTACGGGTTCGTCGCCATCATCTATGTGATGTTCCTGGTCGCGGGCGTCCGGCTGGCGACCGGCGCCACCATCCGCGCCGAGTCCGCGCACCTGCCCATCCACGCGACGGGCAGCTACACCGGCATCGCGCTGGTGCTGCTCGCGATGCGCGCGTTCGCCTCCGGCTGTACGGCGCTCACCGGGGTCGAGGCCATCAGCAACGGAGTGCCGGCCTTCCAGAAGCCCAAGAGCCGCAACGCCGCCACGACCCTGGCGGCGATGGGGCTGCTGTCGGTGACCATGTTCATCGGGATCACCGCCCTGGCGCTGGTCTACAAGGTGCATGTGACCGCGGATCCGACCGAGTTGGGGCTGGCGCCCGGCACCGCGACCTCCACCGCGCTCGCCCAGATCGCCCGTGCCACCTTCGGCCACGCCGACCTGCTGTTCTATCTGGTGCAGACGTTCACCGCGGGCGTGCTGATCCTCGCGGCCAACACCGCCTTCAACGGCTTCCCGATGCTCGCCTCGATCCTGGCCAGGGACCGCTACGCGCCGCGCCAGCTCTACAACCGGGGCGACCGGCTCGTCTACTCCAACGGGGTGGTGCTGCTCGCCCTCGCCGCCGTCGCCCTGATCGTCGCCTTCGACGCGGAGCTCACCCGGCTGATCCAGCTGTACATCATCGGTGTCTTCGTCTCCTTCACGCTCTCGCAGGCCGGGATGGTGCGGCACTGGCGCAAGGAGCTGGCGGCCGGACCGGACGCGGCGCGCCGCCGTACGATCCACCGCTCACTGGCGATCAACGCGATCGGTGCGACCCTCACCGGACTGGTGCTGGTCATCGTGCTGATCACCAAGTTCACCCATGGCGCGTGGCTGGTGATCATCGCGATGCCGGTGCTGTTCCTGGGGATGAAGGGGGTGCGGCGGCACTACGAGCAGGTGGCCCGGCAGGTCGCCGTGGCGCCCGGCGAACGGCCGCGCAGACCCGCCCGCCACCATGTGATGGTGCTGGTCGCCACGGTGCACGGGCCGACGCTGAAGGCGATCGGTTTCGCCCAGGCGCTGCGGCCGACCACCCTCACCGCACTGACCGTGGCGGCCGACGAGGAGGCCGAGCAGCTGCGCCGGGCGTGGAGCGAGCACGATCTGGAGGTGCCGCTGAAGATCCTGCACTCGCCGTACCGGGAGGTGGTCGGGCCGGTGATCGCCCATGTCGAAGAGGCCACGGCGGCCGATCCGGAGGCGATGGTGTCGGTGGTCATCCCCGAGTACATCGTGGGCCACTGGTGGGAGCAGCCGCTGCACAACCAGAACGCGCTGCGGCTCAAGGCCCGGCTGCTGTTCACGCCCGGGGTCGCCGTCATCGACGTCCCGTACCTGCTGCACTCGGCCCGCCCGGAGAGCGGTGCGGGGCTCTCCGGGGCGGGCGGCGGCGTCAGCCCGTGA
- a CDS encoding neocarzinostatin apoprotein domain-containing protein: MTRTAVRTTARTGSRAGRGRALLGAAAACGALALALVGAQPGSAAPAPDGPALKVDRTAGIRDGDIVSFGITGGPPKEYVWVEQCVARAGGGTACDENTGRQFRIYPDGTYQLSPKKLYALLDTPAGSADCRTATAADRCLLALTDNAGAVLTTVPLKFAPHAPLEAPPTLRATPNSALADGQSVKLSGQRYEPQYHIPVLECLAGATDTFACRPGSRPPATTDQGRIDQDLTVSAAFTTIDGRTADCRKDACELVAFASRYHGPATVRTPIGFAAAVR, encoded by the coding sequence ATGACCCGTACCGCCGTGCGTACCACCGCACGTACCGGATCGCGCGCCGGGCGCGGGCGCGCGCTCCTCGGTGCTGCCGCCGCCTGCGGCGCCCTGGCGCTCGCACTGGTCGGCGCCCAGCCGGGCTCGGCCGCGCCCGCGCCCGACGGCCCGGCCCTCAAGGTCGACCGTACGGCCGGGATCCGCGACGGCGACATCGTCAGCTTCGGCATCACGGGCGGGCCGCCCAAGGAGTACGTCTGGGTCGAGCAGTGCGTGGCGCGCGCGGGCGGGGGAACGGCCTGCGACGAGAACACCGGGCGACAGTTCCGGATCTACCCGGACGGCACCTACCAGCTCTCGCCCAAGAAGCTCTACGCGCTCCTGGACACGCCGGCCGGATCCGCCGACTGCCGCACGGCGACCGCCGCCGACCGCTGTCTGCTGGCGCTCACCGACAACGCGGGCGCCGTGCTGACCACCGTGCCCCTGAAGTTCGCGCCGCACGCGCCCCTGGAAGCGCCCCCGACGCTGCGGGCGACGCCGAACAGCGCGCTCGCGGACGGGCAGAGCGTCAAGCTGAGCGGTCAGCGCTACGAGCCGCAGTACCACATCCCGGTCCTGGAGTGCCTGGCCGGCGCGACCGACACCTTCGCCTGCCGGCCCGGCTCGCGTCCGCCCGCGACCACCGACCAGGGCAGGATCGACCAGGACCTCACGGTCTCGGCCGCGTTCACGACCATCGACGGGCGCACGGCCGACTGCCGCAAGGACGCCTGCGAGCTGGTCGCCTTCGCCTCCCGCTACCACGGCCCGGCGACGGTCCGCACACCGATCGGCTTCGCCGCGGCCGTGCGCTGA
- a CDS encoding phosphatidylinositol-specific phospholipase C domain-containing protein: MSEPLPRRRVPVRVRTALAGALAAGLVLVGAGGGGSASAAAGPESLPLSGATASGLHNTYDPAAFRYLAQALDTGTSMIELDVWDDFITKEWKVSHSNPLGNSNNCVNASTPDQLYTGGANKNLESCLDDVRVWLAAHPGHAPLMIKLEMKAGFQSRFGLGPAQLDQAISTHLGSAVFRPADLLAKPGGGQYATLDEAATAGNWPTRAQLAGKVILEIIPGTVEEGNPTDTLWTDKEYATYLRDLHSAGRTGQAQIFPTVHTAQPGDPRTRYPDTSLRPWFVVFDGDAATYLNGTIDTAWYDTRHYLVVMTDAHNVAPALDDKNPSAADAQARVAQLAKAHATIASNDWTGLPQVQGLALPRG, translated from the coding sequence GTGTCAGAACCCCTGCCCAGACGCCGCGTCCCCGTACGCGTACGCACCGCACTGGCCGGTGCCCTCGCCGCCGGTCTCGTCCTCGTCGGCGCGGGCGGTGGCGGCAGCGCCTCCGCCGCCGCCGGGCCCGAGTCCCTGCCGCTCTCCGGGGCCACGGCGTCGGGCCTGCACAACACGTACGACCCCGCCGCGTTCCGCTATCTCGCGCAGGCTCTCGACACCGGCACCTCCATGATCGAGCTCGATGTCTGGGACGACTTCATCACCAAGGAGTGGAAGGTCAGCCACTCCAACCCCCTGGGCAACAGCAACAACTGTGTGAACGCCAGCACCCCGGACCAGCTCTACACCGGCGGCGCCAACAAGAACCTGGAGAGCTGCCTGGACGACGTCCGGGTGTGGCTCGCCGCCCACCCCGGACACGCGCCGCTCATGATCAAGCTGGAGATGAAGGCCGGATTCCAGTCCCGCTTCGGCCTCGGACCGGCCCAGTTGGACCAAGCCATCAGCACCCACCTCGGCTCGGCCGTCTTCCGCCCCGCCGACCTGCTGGCCAAGCCGGGCGGCGGGCAGTACGCCACGCTCGACGAGGCCGCCACGGCCGGGAACTGGCCCACCCGCGCCCAACTCGCCGGAAAGGTCATCCTGGAGATCATCCCGGGCACCGTCGAGGAGGGCAATCCGACCGACACCCTGTGGACGGACAAGGAGTACGCGACCTATCTGCGCGACCTGCACAGCGCCGGGCGCACCGGGCAGGCGCAGATCTTCCCCACGGTCCACACCGCCCAGCCGGGCGACCCGCGCACCCGCTACCCGGACACCTCGCTGCGCCCGTGGTTCGTCGTCTTCGACGGTGACGCCGCCACCTACCTCAACGGCACCATCGACACAGCCTGGTACGACACGCGTCACTACCTGGTGGTGATGACCGACGCCCACAACGTCGCTCCGGCCCTGGACGACAAGAACCCGTCCGCGGCCGACGCCCAGGCGCGCGTCGCCCAGCTCGCCAAGGCCCACGCGACGATCGCCTCCAACGACTGGACCGGACTTCCCCAGGTCCAGGGTCTGGCACTGCCGAGAGGCTGA
- a CDS encoding serine hydrolase domain-containing protein — protein MRSVPLCVLSSSAPPRVEHGHDPELFVQIGSLTKPLTGTVLMRLADAGTLALDDPLDRFLPVPPGTGITLRHLATHTSGLPRLPPGLNARDPYAPFDAPALDALLRHLDTLLTARPGEREEYSNFGYAVLGAALVAAGGAPYEELLRRHVLAPLAITEVTATPPADRRLVARGLFGRPGKPWTMTGAILPAGGLWATANATADLVKALLVDRRLGGPAPSWQHSGQVTWHNGATKNASVFAGALPDGRWVLVHRLSGDADTTDRLGVAHLTA, from the coding sequence ATGCGATCCGTCCCTCTTTGCGTACTGAGCAGCTCCGCCCCTCCCCGCGTCGAGCACGGCCACGACCCCGAACTCTTCGTCCAGATCGGCTCGTTGACCAAGCCCCTCACCGGCACGGTCCTCATGCGTCTCGCCGACGCCGGTACCCTCGCCCTCGACGACCCGCTGGACCGCTTCCTTCCCGTCCCGCCCGGCACCGGCATCACCCTGCGCCACCTGGCCACCCACACCTCGGGCCTGCCCCGGCTGCCACCCGGCCTGAACGCCCGTGACCCGTACGCCCCGTTCGACGCCCCGGCGCTCGACGCCCTCCTACGACACCTCGACACCCTGCTCACGGCCCGCCCCGGCGAACGCGAGGAGTACTCGAACTTCGGCTACGCGGTACTGGGCGCGGCACTCGTGGCCGCCGGAGGCGCGCCCTACGAGGAGCTGCTGCGCCGCCACGTCCTGGCACCCCTCGCCATCACCGAGGTCACCGCCACACCCCCGGCCGACCGGCGTCTGGTCGCCCGCGGGCTCTTCGGGCGTCCCGGCAAGCCGTGGACCATGACCGGCGCGATCCTCCCGGCGGGCGGCCTGTGGGCCACCGCGAACGCCACCGCCGACCTGGTCAAGGCCCTGCTCGTCGACCGACGCCTCGGCGGACCCGCCCCCTCCTGGCAGCACAGCGGACAGGTGACCTGGCACAACGGGGCGACCAAGAACGCCTCCGTCTTCGCGGGCGCCCTGCCGGACGGCCGGTGGGTGCTCGTCCACCGGCTGAGCGGCGACGCCGACACAACCGACCGACTGGGAGTCGCCCACCTCACGGCGTGA
- a CDS encoding RNA polymerase sigma-70 factor: MISTSVGTDALGPFAEHRRLLFATAYRMLGSVSDAEDILQDAWLTWSRAGRGEVRSPKAYLVRTVTNLALNRLASAAATRESYVGPWLPEPLLTSPDIADETELSESVSMAMLVVLETLGPVERAVFVLREVFGYSHAEIADVLERPEATVRQIAHRARAHVQARRPRYDTDAAERDQVTRSFIAACRGGDLNAVMELLAPDVTSWSDGGGKVAAARRPLHSPGHVARWMLGVLAKPGREALEFRPATINGEQSLIFTVDDRPIGALCYDLLDGRIHSLRFQVNPDKLSGLRRPGLGV; encoded by the coding sequence GTGATCAGTACGTCCGTCGGAACCGATGCCCTCGGCCCCTTCGCCGAACACCGCCGTCTGCTCTTCGCCACCGCGTACCGCATGCTCGGCAGTGTCAGCGACGCGGAGGACATCCTCCAGGACGCCTGGCTCACCTGGTCCCGGGCCGGGCGCGGCGAGGTGCGCAGCCCGAAGGCGTACCTCGTGCGCACGGTCACCAACCTCGCCCTCAACCGGCTCGCTTCGGCCGCCGCCACCCGTGAGTCCTATGTCGGCCCCTGGCTGCCCGAGCCCTTGCTGACCTCACCGGACATCGCCGACGAGACCGAGCTCTCCGAGAGCGTGTCCATGGCCATGCTGGTGGTGCTGGAGACGCTCGGCCCGGTCGAGCGGGCCGTCTTCGTGCTGCGCGAGGTCTTCGGCTACAGCCACGCCGAGATCGCCGACGTCCTGGAGCGTCCCGAGGCCACGGTCCGTCAGATCGCCCACCGGGCCCGGGCCCATGTGCAGGCGCGCCGCCCCCGCTACGACACCGACGCGGCCGAGCGCGACCAGGTGACCCGGAGCTTCATCGCCGCTTGCCGGGGCGGCGACCTCAACGCCGTGATGGAACTCCTCGCCCCCGACGTCACCTCCTGGTCGGACGGCGGCGGCAAGGTCGCCGCGGCCCGCCGTCCGCTGCACTCCCCCGGCCATGTGGCCCGGTGGATGCTCGGCGTCCTCGCCAAGCCCGGCCGGGAAGCCCTGGAGTTCCGGCCGGCGACGATCAACGGCGAGCAGAGCCTGATCTTCACCGTGGACGACCGGCCGATCGGCGCCCTCTGCTACGACCTGCTCGACGGCCGCATCCACAGCCTGCGCTTCCAGGTGAACCCCGACAAGCTCAGCGGCCTCCGCCGCCCGGGCCTCGGCGTCTGA
- a CDS encoding MFS transporter, giving the protein MHTPVSRPPAEPIEELDPGRWIVLAILSGSLLLIAMDTTILNVAFPSLVADLQPGSVEQLWIIDVYALALSGLLVTAGGLGDRWGRKRLLLVGFGIFTLASLLAMLSTEAWHVIAARALLGVGGAAIMPSTLSILRDVFTDARERALAYAVWAAVLGGGMALGPIIGGLLVEDHGWQSAFLLNVPVALLVIGFGAWFLPESRSPRTGAWDWWGVGQSVVGMLALAGGIKQLGKSGVGDPLPWVLLALAAVALTVFVRRQLRLEVPLLQVRLFRNRSFSLAAAAIFLAMVGMGAVLFLVTQWFQYAQGYSPLEAGVRLLPAPLGLIATSMVAPALMHRFPIRHVLGVGLVAMAVGLALPWVVQRFAEVGYPAFAVALAVLGLGVGVATTVASVTLMAASPTSDVGGAAAIEETCYELGAAMGVAILGSLATALYSGNLPTLDLEGPSAAKVRDSVGEAAHVAQEMGGPAGKALLDTVSHAYSTAVTPAFLVGSGLVLVAAAMVWAWIPRDLRPTENAH; this is encoded by the coding sequence ATGCACACCCCAGTCTCACGGCCCCCGGCCGAACCGATCGAGGAGCTGGACCCCGGGCGCTGGATCGTCCTGGCGATCCTTTCCGGGAGTCTGCTGCTCATCGCGATGGACACCACGATCCTCAACGTGGCGTTCCCGTCGCTGGTGGCCGATCTTCAGCCCGGCTCGGTGGAACAGCTGTGGATCATCGACGTCTACGCGTTGGCGCTCTCCGGACTGCTCGTGACCGCCGGCGGCCTCGGTGACCGCTGGGGGCGCAAGCGGTTGTTGCTGGTCGGGTTCGGGATCTTCACGCTGGCTTCGCTGCTGGCCATGCTCTCCACCGAGGCTTGGCATGTCATCGCGGCCCGGGCGCTGCTGGGGGTGGGCGGAGCCGCGATCATGCCGTCCACGCTGTCGATCCTGCGGGACGTGTTCACCGACGCGCGGGAGCGGGCGCTGGCGTACGCGGTGTGGGCCGCGGTGCTCGGTGGCGGTATGGCGCTCGGGCCGATCATCGGGGGATTGCTCGTGGAGGACCACGGCTGGCAGTCGGCGTTCCTGCTGAACGTTCCCGTCGCCCTGCTGGTGATCGGGTTCGGGGCGTGGTTCCTGCCCGAGTCGCGGTCGCCGAGGACCGGTGCGTGGGACTGGTGGGGTGTGGGGCAGTCGGTCGTCGGAATGCTGGCTCTGGCGGGAGGGATCAAGCAGTTGGGCAAGAGCGGTGTCGGTGATCCGTTGCCGTGGGTGCTGTTGGCCCTGGCGGCGGTGGCGCTGACGGTGTTCGTACGGCGTCAGCTCCGGCTGGAGGTGCCACTGTTGCAGGTGAGGCTGTTCCGCAACCGGTCCTTCAGCCTCGCCGCCGCGGCCATCTTCCTCGCCATGGTGGGGATGGGGGCGGTGTTGTTCCTGGTGACGCAGTGGTTCCAGTACGCCCAGGGGTACTCGCCGTTGGAGGCCGGAGTGCGGCTGCTGCCCGCGCCGCTCGGGCTGATCGCCACCTCGATGGTCGCGCCCGCGCTGATGCACCGGTTCCCCATACGTCATGTGCTGGGCGTGGGGCTGGTGGCGATGGCGGTGGGGCTGGCGTTGCCGTGGGTGGTGCAGCGGTTCGCGGAGGTGGGGTATCCCGCGTTCGCGGTGGCCCTCGCGGTGCTCGGCCTCGGGGTCGGTGTGGCCACGACGGTGGCGTCCGTGACACTCATGGCCGCGTCCCCCACGAGCGACGTGGGCGGCGCGGCGGCGATCGAGGAGACGTGCTACGAACTCGGCGCCGCCATGGGGGTGGCCATCCTGGGCAGTCTCGCGACCGCGCTGTACTCGGGCAACCTGCCGACGCTGGACCTCGAAGGCCCCTCGGCGGCGAAGGTCCGCGACTCCGTCGGAGAAGCGGCCCATGTGGCGCAGGAGATGGGCGGCCCGGCGGGCAAGGCGCTGCTGGACACGGTCTCCCACGCGTACAGCACGGCCGTGACCCCGGCCTTCCTCGTCGGATCCGGGCTCGTGCTCGTCGCGGCGGCGATGGTGTGGGCGTGGATACCGAGAGACCTCCGGCCGACGGAGAACGCGCACTGA
- a CDS encoding discoidin domain-containing protein yields MHPTAPVLARSGWNVTTSGTSLTVDMHRTATVSAVVYQPRRTSGRSLLSEYSIRLSEDGRHWSKPVATGTLADDTSAKTLNFAPQGIRYLRLTATTTAGGRSGWATGAEEIGHQAVGSADTRADIQLLGDPGFAGAPASLPVAGWTVKATDEETGQANDRAANVLDGDPATLWHSQWSPKATRFPHALTIDMHRTTTVSALTYTPRPTGVNGRIGTYAIYTSLDGVSFGTPVASGHWADDSTVKTALFSPQVPARYVRLVALSEAGQRGTWSSAGEIRLSGAVDPSVSGSWGPVTGFPLVPVATAMLPGNKLLAWSAYAVDRYGGSNGYTQTAIMDLTTGRVTQRRVDNTGHDMFCPGIAMLADGRVLVTGGSNATRASIYDPRTDAWTSTADMNIGRGYQAMTLLSNGDAFVLGGSWSGGDGPKDGEVWSASTQTWRKLPGVPAQSAMTADPRGAYRADNHMWLHATSQGRVLQLGPSKQMNWITTAGNGSITPAGPRADSADAMNGNAVSYDIGKLLTLGGAPAYENTPATRRAYTVDLNGGGQPVVNRTGDMASPRAFSNSVVLPDGEVAVFGGQQMPVPFSDATSVMTPEIWSPATGRFTPLANMAVPRNYHSTANLLPDGRIFSGGGGLCGDCATNHLDGAVFTPPYLLNPDGSEKPRPVITSSVPDRVALGSKLSLTTGSPVSSFALVRSGAATHSVDNDQRRVPLAFQQSGDGSYELSVPKDPGVALPGTYLLFALNADGVPSIAKVITVS; encoded by the coding sequence ATGCATCCCACCGCTCCCGTCCTGGCCCGCTCCGGCTGGAACGTCACGACCAGCGGCACTTCGCTCACCGTCGACATGCACCGGACCGCCACGGTCTCCGCCGTCGTCTACCAGCCCCGCAGAACCAGTGGCCGGAGCCTCCTCAGCGAGTACTCCATCCGCCTCAGCGAGGACGGGCGGCACTGGAGCAAGCCGGTCGCCACCGGCACCCTGGCCGACGACACCTCCGCCAAGACCCTCAACTTCGCTCCCCAGGGCATCCGTTACCTCCGGCTGACGGCCACCACGACCGCCGGTGGGCGCAGCGGCTGGGCCACCGGCGCCGAAGAGATCGGCCACCAGGCCGTCGGCTCCGCCGACACCCGGGCCGACATCCAGCTCCTGGGCGACCCCGGCTTCGCCGGCGCGCCCGCATCCCTGCCCGTCGCCGGCTGGACGGTCAAGGCGACCGACGAGGAGACGGGCCAGGCGAACGACCGCGCCGCCAACGTCCTCGACGGGGACCCCGCCACCCTGTGGCACAGCCAGTGGTCGCCGAAGGCCACGCGCTTCCCGCACGCCCTCACCATCGACATGCACCGTACGACCACCGTCTCGGCGCTGACGTACACACCCCGTCCCACCGGAGTGAACGGCCGCATCGGCACCTACGCGATCTACACCAGCCTGGACGGCGTCTCGTTCGGCACCCCGGTCGCCAGCGGCCACTGGGCGGACGACAGCACCGTCAAAACCGCGCTGTTCAGCCCCCAGGTCCCGGCTCGCTATGTCCGTCTCGTCGCCCTCAGCGAGGCGGGCCAGCGCGGCACGTGGAGCTCGGCCGGGGAGATCCGTCTCAGCGGAGCCGTCGATCCGTCCGTCTCGGGCTCCTGGGGCCCGGTCACCGGCTTCCCGCTGGTGCCCGTCGCCACCGCGATGCTTCCCGGCAACAAGCTGCTGGCCTGGTCGGCCTACGCGGTCGACCGGTACGGCGGCAGCAACGGATACACCCAGACCGCCATCATGGACCTGACCACCGGCCGGGTCACCCAGCGCCGCGTCGACAACACCGGACACGACATGTTCTGTCCCGGCATCGCCATGCTCGCCGACGGCCGGGTGCTCGTCACCGGCGGCAGCAACGCCACCCGCGCCAGCATCTACGACCCGCGCACCGACGCGTGGACCTCGACGGCCGACATGAACATCGGGCGCGGCTACCAGGCCATGACGCTGCTCTCCAACGGCGACGCCTTCGTGCTCGGCGGCTCCTGGAGCGGTGGCGACGGGCCCAAGGACGGCGAGGTGTGGTCGGCGAGCACCCAGACCTGGCGCAAGCTCCCGGGCGTCCCCGCCCAGAGCGCCATGACCGCCGACCCCAGGGGTGCCTACCGCGCGGACAACCACATGTGGCTGCACGCCACCTCGCAGGGACGCGTCCTCCAACTCGGCCCCAGCAAGCAGATGAACTGGATCACCACCGCGGGCAACGGGAGCATCACCCCCGCCGGCCCCCGGGCCGACAGCGCCGACGCGATGAACGGCAACGCGGTCTCGTACGACATCGGCAAGCTGCTCACCCTCGGTGGCGCGCCCGCCTACGAGAACACCCCGGCCACCCGGCGCGCCTACACCGTCGACCTCAACGGCGGCGGACAGCCCGTCGTGAACCGCACCGGCGACATGGCCTCCCCGCGCGCCTTCAGCAACAGCGTCGTCCTGCCCGACGGAGAAGTCGCTGTCTTCGGGGGCCAGCAGATGCCCGTGCCGTTCAGCGACGCCACCTCGGTGATGACGCCGGAGATCTGGAGCCCGGCGACCGGCCGTTTCACTCCGCTGGCCAACATGGCGGTCCCCCGCAACTACCACAGCACCGCCAACCTCCTGCCCGACGGCCGGATCTTCTCGGGAGGCGGCGGTCTGTGCGGGGACTGCGCCACCAACCATCTCGACGGGGCGGTCTTCACTCCGCCGTATCTGCTGAATCCGGACGGCAGCGAGAAGCCCCGCCCCGTCATCACCAGCTCCGTCCCGGACCGGGTGGCGCTCGGCTCGAAGCTCTCGCTCACCACCGGATCGCCGGTGAGCTCCTTCGCCCTGGTGCGGTCGGGCGCGGCCACCCACTCCGTCGACAACGACCAGCGCCGGGTGCCGCTCGCCTTCCAGCAGTCCGGCGACGGGTCGTACGAGCTCTCCGTCCCCAAGGACCCCGGAGTGGCCCTTCCCGGCACTTACCTGCTGTTTGCTCTCAATGCGGACGGAGTGCCGAGTATCGCCAAGGTGATCACCGTGAGCTGA